One part of the Salinivirga cyanobacteriivorans genome encodes these proteins:
- the rplT gene encoding 50S ribosomal protein L20, with protein MPRSVNSVASRARRKKVLKQTKGYFGARKNVWTVAKNAHEKALSYQYRDRRTKKRNFRALWIQRINAAVRNYGMSYSEFMGKIHKHDIQINRKTLADLAMNHPQAFEAIVKTVKK; from the coding sequence ATGCCAAGATCAGTAAATTCTGTTGCATCAAGAGCAAGAAGAAAAAAAGTATTAAAACAAACCAAAGGTTACTTTGGTGCAAGAAAAAATGTGTGGACCGTAGCTAAAAATGCGCACGAAAAAGCATTAAGTTACCAGTACCGCGACCGCAGAACTAAAAAACGTAATTTCCGTGCATTGTGGATTCAACGTATCAATGCAGCAGTTAGAAATTATGGAATGTCTTACTCAGAATTCATGGGTAAAATTCACAAGCACGATATCCAGATAAACCGTAAAACATTAGCCGACCTTGCAATGAATCATCCGCAAGCTTTTGAAGCTATTGTAAAAACGGTTAAAAAATAA
- the rpmI gene encoding 50S ribosomal protein L35 encodes MPKMKTKSSAKKRFAITATGKIKRKHAYKSHILTKKEKKRKRNLGYYTIVDKSNLKNVKECLALK; translated from the coding sequence ATGCCTAAGATGAAAACTAAATCCAGCGCTAAAAAACGCTTTGCGATTACAGCGACTGGTAAAATTAAGAGAAAGCATGCTTACAAAAGTCACATCCTGACAAAAAAGGAGAAGAAACGTAAGCGTAATCTTGGTTACTATACCATAGTAGACAAGAGTAATTTGAAAAATGTAAAAGAGTGTTTAGCGCTCAAGTAA
- the infC gene encoding translation initiation factor IF-3 has protein sequence MAQKRRKKRPSHRNDEPRFRINEGIRAQQVRVVGDNVDNPGIYSLNEAIKMSEEKMLDLVEISPKADPPVCKIVDYNKFLYEQKKKQKEMKAKSTKVVIKEIRFGPNTDEHDYNFKKNHAMKFLQDGAKLKAYVFFKGRTILFKDKGEILLLRLAQDLEEYGKVEKLPKLEGKRMTMFIAPKK, from the coding sequence ATCGCGCAAAAAAGAAGAAAAAAGAGGCCCAGTCATAGAAATGACGAGCCACGTTTCAGAATTAACGAAGGGATTAGAGCCCAACAGGTAAGAGTTGTGGGTGATAATGTAGACAACCCCGGCATTTATTCTTTAAATGAAGCAATTAAGATGTCGGAAGAGAAAATGTTGGATTTGGTTGAAATATCGCCAAAAGCAGATCCACCTGTATGTAAAATTGTGGATTACAATAAGTTTCTTTATGAGCAGAAAAAGAAACAAAAGGAGATGAAAGCCAAATCTACCAAAGTTGTAATCAAAGAGATCAGGTTTGGTCCCAATACAGATGAGCATGATTACAATTTTAAAAAGAATCATGCCATGAAATTTCTTCAGGATGGTGCTAAACTGAAAGCATACGTGTTTTTTAAAGGACGTACCATTTTGTTTAAAGACAAAGGTGAAATTTTGTTGTTGCGTCTGGCCCAGGATTTGGAAGAATACGGCAAGGTTGAAAAACTTCCGAAATTGGAAGGCAAGCGTATGACAATGTTTATTGCACCCAAAAAGTAA